A stretch of the Haloplanus aerogenes genome encodes the following:
- a CDS encoding aspartate aminotransferase family protein, whose amino-acid sequence MSGFVFSEKPIGIERGEGAYLYAEDGTEYLDFGASYAVTPVGHCHPQVVDAVKSQVEDLMYVQASYPVEARTELYEKLATVAPPGLDNVWLCNSGTEANEAALKFARNATGRGKIVATRRGFHGRTLGALSMTWKDKYKKSFEPLVDGIEFVSYGDGEELADAVDEETAAVFLEPIQGEGGIHPADATYLRRAREVTEEAGAALVFDEIQTGVGRTGTLWACERSEVEPDILTTAKGIASGLPLGATVCADWIADADPEHGSTFSGGPVVCAAANATLDVVVDEDLPTQAADVGSYLMESIEETDLPIRDVRGQGLMIGIEVKRGSNRLLRDLALNEQVLALPAGRTVLRLLPPLTIGESHADQFVDSLEAVLG is encoded by the coding sequence ATGAGCGGATTCGTCTTCTCGGAGAAGCCCATCGGCATCGAACGCGGCGAGGGGGCCTACCTCTACGCCGAGGACGGCACGGAGTATCTCGACTTCGGCGCGAGTTACGCCGTCACGCCCGTCGGCCACTGCCACCCGCAGGTCGTCGACGCCGTGAAGTCGCAGGTCGAGGACCTCATGTACGTACAGGCGTCCTACCCCGTCGAGGCGCGGACGGAACTGTACGAGAAACTGGCGACGGTGGCGCCGCCGGGACTCGACAACGTCTGGCTGTGTAACTCCGGGACGGAAGCCAACGAGGCGGCGCTGAAGTTCGCCCGCAACGCCACCGGGCGGGGAAAGATCGTCGCCACCCGCCGTGGCTTCCACGGCCGTACCCTCGGTGCCCTGTCGATGACGTGGAAGGACAAGTACAAGAAGTCGTTCGAACCCCTCGTCGACGGCATCGAGTTCGTCTCCTACGGCGACGGCGAGGAACTCGCCGACGCCGTGGACGAGGAGACGGCCGCCGTCTTCCTCGAACCCATCCAGGGTGAGGGGGGCATCCACCCCGCCGACGCGACGTACCTGCGTCGCGCACGGGAAGTGACCGAGGAGGCGGGCGCCGCCCTCGTCTTCGACGAGATTCAGACCGGCGTGGGGCGGACGGGCACGCTCTGGGCGTGCGAGCGCTCCGAGGTGGAACCGGACATCCTCACGACGGCGAAAGGCATCGCCAGCGGCCTGCCCCTCGGCGCGACGGTGTGTGCGGACTGGATCGCCGACGCCGACCCCGAACACGGGTCGACGTTCAGCGGCGGGCCCGTCGTCTGCGCCGCCGCCAACGCCACCCTCGACGTCGTCGTCGACGAGGATCTGCCGACGCAGGCGGCGGACGTGGGGAGCTACCTGATGGAGTCCATCGAGGAGACCGATCTCCCGATCCGCGACGTGCGCGGACAGGGGCTGATGATCGGCATCGAGGTGAAGCGGGGATCGAACCGGCTCCTGCGTGATCTCGCGTTGAACGAGCAGGTACTGGCGCTGCCGGCCGGGCGGACCGTCCTCCGCCTCCTGCCGCCGCTGACGATCGGCGAGAGCCACGCCGACCAGTTCGTCGACTCACTGGAGGCGGTACTGGGATGA
- a CDS encoding acetylglutamate/acetylaminoadipate kinase yields MSVVVKIGGAKAVDPAGAVADIADLVADGEPVAVVHGGSTAVDDLLDRLGIDPTYVETPGGVVGRFTDEATMEAFTMAMAGKVNTELVATFREAGVDAVGLSGVDGGLITGPRKSAVRVVEDGKKKIKRGDHSGKIESVNAGLLETLLEDGYTPVAGPPMLADDGVPVNTDADRAAAAVAGALGATLVVLTDVEGVYADPDDPSTLIESVTTPAEYDALTDAAEGFMTKKVMAATEALERGASEVIVADANADDPVTAALGESGTHIHPSALEDT; encoded by the coding sequence ATGTCGGTCGTGGTCAAGATCGGCGGCGCCAAAGCGGTCGATCCGGCTGGCGCCGTTGCCGACATCGCCGACCTCGTCGCCGACGGCGAACCCGTCGCCGTCGTTCACGGCGGGTCGACGGCCGTCGACGACCTGCTGGATCGGCTCGGCATCGACCCCACGTACGTCGAGACGCCGGGCGGCGTCGTCGGCCGCTTCACCGACGAGGCGACGATGGAGGCGTTCACGATGGCGATGGCGGGGAAGGTGAACACCGAACTCGTGGCCACCTTCCGCGAGGCGGGCGTCGACGCCGTCGGCCTCTCGGGCGTCGACGGCGGCCTCATCACCGGCCCCCGGAAATCCGCCGTGCGTGTCGTCGAAGACGGCAAGAAGAAGATCAAGCGCGGCGACCACTCGGGGAAAATCGAGTCGGTGAACGCCGGGTTGCTGGAGACGCTACTGGAAGACGGCTACACGCCCGTCGCGGGACCGCCGATGCTGGCCGACGACGGCGTGCCCGTCAACACGGACGCGGACCGCGCGGCCGCCGCGGTGGCGGGCGCCCTCGGCGCGACGCTGGTCGTCCTGACCGACGTGGAAGGCGTCTACGCCGACCCCGACGACCCGTCGACGCTGATCGAATCGGTGACCACCCCCGCGGAGTACGACGCGCTGACCGACGCCGCGGAGGGGTTCATGACCAAGAAGGTGATGGCCGCCACGGAGGCGCTGGAGCGCGGTGCAAGCGAGGTGATCGTCGCCGACGCCAACGCCGACGACCCCGTCACGGCAGCACTGGGGGAAAGCGGTACACACATCCACCCGAGCGCCCTGGAGGACACATGA
- the argC gene encoding N-acetyl-gamma-glutamyl-phosphate reductase → MTDTYTASVVGASGFTGGELLRLLNGHPEFEVAQATSRSYERKTVGHQHPNLRNMDLRFTDPQDLESVDVLFAATPHGVSMERIDAFQDAADTVVDLSADFRLSTEEQYDEWYDGHDRPDLLEEAEYALPEINRDNLDGADLIASGGCNATATILGLKPLFDADILSGDEQVVVDVKVGSSEGGAGGGAASSHPERSGIVRPYAPTGHRHEAEIEEFLGLSVSFTVHAVDMTRGAAATCHVFPDGPVKKKELWGAYRDSYGDEPFMRTVAGGGGVYRYPEPKAVAGTNHGEVGFELDPGNRRLVVFSAIDNMMKGSAGQAVHAANVALGLEETAGLEFQGLHPVGAP, encoded by the coding sequence ATGACCGACACCTACACCGCCAGTGTCGTCGGCGCCAGCGGCTTCACGGGCGGCGAACTCCTCCGCCTGCTGAACGGCCACCCCGAGTTCGAGGTGGCGCAGGCGACGAGTCGGAGCTACGAACGCAAGACGGTGGGCCACCAGCACCCCAACCTGCGGAACATGGACCTCCGTTTTACCGACCCGCAGGATCTCGAATCCGTCGACGTGCTCTTCGCGGCGACGCCCCACGGCGTCTCGATGGAGCGCATCGACGCCTTTCAGGACGCGGCCGACACCGTCGTCGACCTGAGCGCCGACTTCCGGCTGAGTACGGAGGAACAGTACGACGAGTGGTACGACGGCCACGACCGGCCGGACCTCCTCGAAGAAGCGGAGTACGCCCTGCCGGAGATCAACCGCGACAACCTCGACGGCGCCGATCTGATCGCCTCCGGCGGCTGTAACGCGACGGCGACGATACTGGGGCTCAAACCCCTCTTCGACGCCGATATTCTCTCGGGTGACGAGCAGGTGGTCGTCGACGTGAAAGTGGGCTCCTCGGAGGGCGGCGCCGGCGGCGGTGCGGCCTCCTCCCACCCCGAGCGCTCGGGCATCGTCCGCCCCTACGCCCCGACGGGGCACCGCCACGAAGCCGAAATCGAGGAGTTCCTCGGTCTCTCCGTCTCCTTCACCGTCCACGCCGTCGACATGACCCGTGGCGCGGCCGCGACCTGTCACGTCTTCCCGGACGGCCCGGTGAAGAAGAAAGAGCTGTGGGGTGCGTACCGCGACAGCTACGGCGACGAACCCTTCATGCGCACCGTCGCCGGCGGCGGTGGCGTCTACCGCTACCCCGAACCGAAGGCCGTCGCGGGCACCAACCACGGCGAGGTCGGATTCGAACTCGACCCCGGGAACAGGCGGTTAGTAGTGTTCTCCGCCATCGACAACATGATGAAAGGCTCGGCCGGGCAGGCGGTCCACGCCGCGAACGTCGCGCTCGGCCTCGAGGAGACCGCGGGCCTGGAGTTCCAGGGCCTGCACCCCGTGGGGGCGCCGTGA
- the lysX gene encoding lysine biosynthesis protein LysX: MHVGLLYSRIRRDEKLLLSELRDRDHEVTKIDVRKERFNISEAPAAFDDVDIAVDRCLATSRSKYVTRFLDAYGIPVVNAADTAELCADKVKNSLVLEAAGVPTPNTDVAFTTDSALESIEAFGYPCVLKPVIGSWGRLMAKVDSRSAAEAILEHKATLGHYEHKVFYIQEFVEKPGRDIRVVATDGEPVAAMTRSSDHWLTNAAKGGEVDEFEVTEEVADLVKRASDAVGGGLLGVDLMETGDSYTVHEVNHTVEFKALDSCVDFDVPAAIVDWLESKAAQEATA; encoded by the coding sequence GTGCACGTCGGACTCCTCTACTCGCGGATCAGGCGCGACGAGAAGCTCCTCCTCTCGGAGCTGCGGGACCGCGACCACGAGGTGACGAAAATCGACGTTCGGAAAGAGCGGTTCAACATCAGCGAAGCGCCTGCGGCGTTCGACGACGTGGACATCGCGGTCGACCGCTGTCTGGCGACCAGCCGGAGCAAGTACGTGACTCGCTTTCTCGACGCCTACGGCATCCCCGTGGTCAACGCTGCGGACACCGCCGAACTCTGTGCGGACAAGGTGAAAAACAGCCTCGTCCTCGAAGCCGCGGGCGTCCCCACGCCCAACACGGACGTGGCCTTCACCACCGACAGCGCCCTCGAATCCATCGAGGCCTTCGGCTACCCCTGCGTCCTCAAACCCGTCATCGGCTCGTGGGGGCGCCTGATGGCGAAGGTGGACTCCCGGAGCGCCGCCGAAGCGATTCTGGAACACAAGGCCACCCTCGGTCACTACGAACACAAGGTGTTCTACATTCAGGAGTTCGTCGAGAAGCCCGGCCGCGACATCCGCGTCGTCGCCACCGACGGCGAACCCGTCGCGGCCATGACCCGGAGTTCGGATCACTGGCTCACCAACGCCGCGAAAGGCGGCGAGGTGGACGAGTTCGAGGTGACGGAGGAGGTGGCCGATCTCGTGAAACGCGCCTCCGACGCCGTCGGCGGCGGGTTGCTCGGCGTCGACCTGATGGAGACGGGCGACTCGTACACCGTCCACGAGGTGAACCACACGGTGGAGTTCAAGGCGCTCGACTCGTGTGTCGACTTCGACGTGCCTGCGGCCATCGTGGACTGGCTGGAATCGAAGGCAGCACAGGAGGCGACGGCATGA
- a CDS encoding argininosuccinate synthase: MTRVALAFSGGLDTTVCVPLLEEEWGYDEVVGVTVDVGQPEDEFAEAAETAEALDLEHYVVDAKAEFAEQCLDSVRANATYQGYPLGTALARPVIAEAILDVAKEQDCDAVAHGCTGKGNDQLRFEAVWRASDLEVIAPVRELGLTREWEIEYAAEKELPVEGGNEGVWSIDTNLWSRSIEGGDLEQPGHVPGEEIYDWTRAPSGDTEEIELTFENGYPTAVDGEEMEPIALIEHLNEVAGKYGVGRTDMMEDRMLGLKVRENYEHPAATTLLNAHETLESLVLTKEERDFKKLVDNEWSQKGYEGLVDAPLMAALEGFIDETQTRVSGTVTIRFEGGQARPVGRDSKYAVYDESFASFNTEDVGDITQADATGVAKYHGFQERLAAKVLAKAKEEE, encoded by the coding sequence ATGACACGTGTGGCACTCGCGTTCTCCGGCGGCCTCGATACGACAGTATGCGTCCCGCTTCTCGAAGAGGAGTGGGGGTACGACGAGGTCGTCGGCGTCACGGTCGACGTTGGACAGCCCGAAGACGAGTTCGCGGAGGCCGCGGAGACGGCCGAGGCGCTCGATCTGGAACATTACGTCGTGGACGCCAAGGCCGAATTCGCCGAGCAGTGTCTCGACTCGGTGCGCGCGAACGCGACGTATCAGGGCTACCCGCTCGGGACGGCGCTGGCGCGGCCGGTCATCGCCGAGGCCATTCTCGACGTGGCCAAAGAGCAGGACTGCGACGCCGTCGCCCACGGCTGTACGGGCAAGGGGAACGATCAGCTTCGGTTCGAAGCCGTCTGGCGCGCCTCCGATCTCGAAGTCATCGCGCCCGTGCGCGAACTCGGCCTGACCCGCGAGTGGGAGATCGAGTACGCCGCGGAGAAGGAACTGCCCGTCGAGGGCGGCAACGAGGGCGTCTGGAGCATCGACACGAACCTCTGGAGTCGCTCCATCGAGGGCGGCGACCTCGAACAGCCCGGCCACGTCCCCGGCGAGGAGATCTACGACTGGACGCGCGCCCCGTCCGGTGACACCGAGGAGATCGAACTCACCTTCGAGAACGGCTATCCCACCGCCGTCGACGGCGAGGAGATGGAACCGATCGCCCTCATCGAACACCTCAACGAGGTGGCCGGGAAGTACGGCGTCGGGCGCACGGACATGATGGAAGACCGGATGCTCGGCCTGAAGGTTCGCGAGAACTACGAGCACCCGGCGGCGACGACGCTCCTCAACGCCCACGAGACGCTGGAGTCGCTCGTCCTGACCAAAGAGGAGCGCGACTTCAAGAAACTCGTCGACAACGAGTGGTCCCAGAAGGGCTACGAAGGCCTCGTCGACGCGCCGCTGATGGCGGCGCTGGAGGGCTTCATCGACGAGACGCAGACCCGCGTGTCGGGGACGGTCACCATCCGGTTCGAAGGCGGGCAGGCTCGCCCGGTCGGCCGCGACAGCAAGTACGCCGTCTACGACGAGAGCTTCGCCTCGTTCAACACGGAGGACGTGGGCGATATCACGCAGGCCGACGCGACGGGCGTCGCGAAGTACCACGGCTTCCAGGAGCGCCTCGCGGCGAAGGTGCTCGCGAAGGCCAAAGAGGAGGAGTAG
- the cobA gene encoding uroporphyrinogen-III C-methyltransferase, translating to MRVGTVYLVGAGPGDPDLLTVKARRLLDEADVVLYDGLVSETIRDLPPASVDLIDVSKRGDGERTTQAEINDRMVRHATAGDDVVRLKSGDPCVFGRGGEEAEELAAAGVPFEIVPGITSAVAGASVAGIPPTHRDHASSLTVVTGHEDPTKADSALDWGALARSVTAGGTLVILMGVGRLPDNMAALRAGGVDPETPVAMIERASRADEFTVTGTLDTITDRAREVGIDPPAVTVVGDVVDVRDRVSEYLRAAGTARSAGGPVRDEPPVPTE from the coding sequence ATGCGCGTCGGCACGGTCTATCTCGTCGGCGCCGGGCCGGGTGATCCCGATCTCCTGACGGTGAAAGCCCGTCGCTTGCTCGACGAGGCCGACGTGGTGCTCTACGACGGCCTGGTGAGCGAGACGATCCGCGATCTGCCGCCCGCGTCGGTCGACCTGATCGACGTGAGCAAGCGCGGCGACGGCGAGCGGACGACGCAGGCCGAGATCAACGACCGCATGGTCCGGCACGCGACCGCCGGCGACGACGTGGTCCGCCTCAAGAGCGGCGACCCCTGCGTGTTCGGCCGCGGCGGTGAGGAAGCGGAGGAACTCGCGGCGGCGGGCGTCCCCTTCGAGATCGTCCCCGGCATCACCAGCGCCGTCGCTGGCGCGAGCGTCGCCGGCATTCCCCCGACCCACCGCGACCACGCGTCCAGCCTGACCGTCGTGACGGGGCACGAGGACCCGACGAAGGCGGACAGCGCCCTCGACTGGGGCGCCCTCGCCCGCTCCGTCACCGCCGGCGGGACGCTGGTGATCCTGATGGGTGTGGGCCGTCTCCCCGACAACATGGCGGCGCTCCGCGCGGGCGGCGTCGATCCCGAGACGCCTGTCGCCATGATCGAACGCGCCTCCCGTGCCGACGAGTTCACGGTGACGGGAACGCTCGACACCATCACCGACCGTGCCCGCGAGGTGGGAATCGACCCGCCGGCGGTCACCGTCGTCGGCGACGTGGTCGACGTGCGCGACCGCGTCTCGGAGTATCTACGGGCCGCGGGGACGGCGCGGTCGGCCGGCGGGCCGGTACGCGACGAGCCGCCAGTGCCGACGGAGTAA
- a CDS encoding DUF6360 family protein, protein MPIRLLDVTAYTTFDFVEGHAVGPDWRDESAAVVDVDRPKESPGTVRLRMEFDGSDLDHVEPHADCLTLSPDQARGLAAELERYAANAEAGEDVPGGRGR, encoded by the coding sequence ATGCCGATCAGACTACTCGACGTGACGGCGTACACGACCTTCGATTTCGTCGAAGGCCACGCGGTCGGGCCGGACTGGCGCGACGAGTCGGCGGCCGTCGTCGACGTGGATCGGCCGAAGGAGTCGCCGGGGACGGTCCGCCTCCGGATGGAGTTCGACGGCTCGGATCTCGACCACGTCGAACCCCACGCCGACTGCCTGACGCTCTCGCCGGACCAGGCACGCGGGCTGGCGGCCGAACTGGAGCGCTACGCGGCGAACGCCGAGGCCGGCGAGGACGTGCCGGGAGGGCGGGGACGATGA
- a CDS encoding nitrite/sulfite reductase yields the protein MSNKKETWKEGMYGDEVREKILEFAEKGWESIPEEERDMWFSRFKFWGVFHQRDGQESYFMMRLTNANGQMTGEQLRAIGEVAREYATGPVDNPEFGDAWLDFTTRQSIQLHWINLEDVPAIWEKLESVGVTTRSSGGDTMRNIVGCPVAGKDEAELVETQPLLERLQEDLRGDNDLANMPRKFNISVTGCREGCAQDAINGIGLEPAEKEIDGEVVTGFNVRIGGGLGGRQPRRARSIDTFVRPENAYEVVRGFVELYHEHGRRDNRQKNRSRFFVDDRGTEKIRDLLQEEYVDIDLHRAGRDFREQYTYNAGKPPEAGKTDHVGVHEQPSGDYYVGLNVPVGRMTAQEAIALGDVAEAYGSGEIRLTRRQNPLIMDVEEESLDALLDEPLLDTHRPEPSPFERGGMACTGTEFCGLALTETKLRLTRTLRWLNTNVEVPDDVDTIKIHYSGCTADCGHAYTADIGLQGMRAQKNGEIVEALDIGVGGGLGPHPEFVEWVSQRVPADEVPGAIRSLVEAFAAHREDGQTFREWVEDFGTEPIVDLCEPEETDYEDPYMHDAKQSWYPFTDDPSPAPTTVDDIPISSD from the coding sequence ATGAGCAACAAGAAAGAGACCTGGAAGGAGGGAATGTACGGCGACGAGGTTCGCGAGAAGATTCTCGAGTTCGCCGAGAAGGGGTGGGAGTCGATCCCCGAAGAGGAGCGGGACATGTGGTTCTCGCGGTTCAAGTTCTGGGGTGTCTTCCACCAGCGCGACGGGCAGGAGTCGTACTTCATGATGCGGCTGACGAACGCCAACGGGCAGATGACCGGCGAACAGCTCCGAGCCATCGGCGAGGTGGCCCGCGAGTACGCCACCGGCCCGGTCGACAACCCCGAATTCGGCGACGCCTGGCTCGATTTCACCACCCGCCAGTCGATCCAGCTTCACTGGATCAACCTGGAGGACGTGCCCGCCATCTGGGAGAAACTGGAGTCGGTCGGCGTGACGACCCGCTCCTCGGGCGGCGACACGATGCGCAACATCGTCGGCTGTCCGGTCGCGGGCAAGGACGAGGCGGAACTCGTCGAGACACAACCCCTTCTCGAACGCCTGCAAGAGGATCTCCGGGGCGACAACGACCTCGCCAACATGCCCCGGAAGTTCAACATCAGCGTCACCGGCTGTCGGGAAGGCTGTGCCCAAGACGCGATCAACGGGATTGGCCTCGAACCCGCCGAGAAAGAGATCGATGGGGAAGTCGTCACCGGCTTCAACGTCCGGATCGGCGGCGGCCTCGGCGGGCGCCAGCCACGTCGGGCGCGGAGCATCGACACCTTCGTCCGGCCCGAGAACGCCTACGAGGTGGTTCGTGGATTCGTCGAACTCTACCACGAACACGGTCGGCGGGACAACCGCCAGAAGAACCGGAGTCGGTTCTTCGTCGACGACCGGGGGACGGAGAAGATCCGCGACCTGTTGCAGGAGGAGTACGTCGATATCGACCTCCACCGTGCCGGGCGGGATTTCCGCGAGCAGTACACGTACAACGCGGGCAAGCCGCCGGAGGCGGGCAAGACCGACCACGTCGGCGTCCACGAACAGCCGAGCGGCGACTACTACGTCGGTCTGAACGTCCCCGTCGGTCGGATGACTGCCCAGGAAGCCATCGCCCTCGGCGACGTGGCCGAGGCGTACGGCTCGGGCGAGATCCGACTCACCCGGCGCCAGAACCCGCTGATCATGGATGTCGAGGAGGAGTCGCTCGACGCCCTCCTCGACGAACCCCTGCTGGACACCCATCGACCGGAACCGTCGCCGTTCGAGCGTGGCGGCATGGCCTGTACCGGCACGGAGTTCTGCGGGCTGGCGCTCACGGAGACGAAACTTCGCCTGACGCGGACGCTCCGCTGGCTGAACACGAACGTCGAGGTGCCGGACGACGTGGACACGATCAAGATTCACTACTCCGGCTGTACCGCCGACTGCGGCCACGCCTACACGGCCGACATCGGCCTGCAGGGGATGCGCGCCCAGAAGAACGGCGAAATCGTCGAGGCGCTCGACATCGGCGTCGGCGGCGGCCTCGGCCCTCACCCCGAGTTCGTCGAGTGGGTCAGCCAGCGCGTGCCCGCCGACGAGGTGCCCGGCGCGATCCGGAGTCTGGTCGAAGCGTTCGCCGCCCACCGCGAGGACGGCCAGACCTTCCGCGAGTGGGTCGAGGACTTCGGCACCGAGCCAATCGTCGACCTCTGTGAACCCGAGGAGACGGACTACGAGGACCCGTACATGCACGACGCCAAGCAGTCGTGGTACCCGTTCACCGACGACCCGAGCCCCGCCCCCACGACCGTCGACGACATCCCCATCTCGTCGGACTGA